From the Gemmatimonadales bacterium genome, the window TCAGCGGTCCGCTCATCGTGGACGACGTCGACGTCATGCTTCGGGCGGCGGTGGACGGCGCGGGGCTCGCGTACACGACGGTGGAGCACGCCGGAGAGCAACTCGCGAGTGGGAAGCTCCTCCGGGCGCTCGGGGACTGGTGCCCGCCATTCCCCGGCTTCTACCTGTACTACCCCAGCCGGCGGCAGCTGCCGGCGGCGCTCTCCGCGCTCATCGAGACCCTGCGTCTGTAGTGGCATTGGCGCGGCGGCGGCTGGGTGATGAGCGGCGCCATGCGCGGTACGGACGCGGTTGCGCTCGCAACCGGGCTCTGGAGCGTCAGTGCCCACGCTTGCATCCGCCCGGTCACGGCCATAGACTGTCTATCCCATAGACCACCCATGGCCACTTCGTGAACCGTCCGGCGAAGCGCGAGCTGCTCCCGGGACTGCTCGACATGCTCATCCTCAAGACGCTGACCGTGCAGCCCATGCACGGTTACGGCATCGCGCAGCACCTCCACCGGATGTCGCGCGAAGTGCTCCAGGTGGAGGAGGGGTCGCTCTATCCGGCGCTCCAGCGGATGCGGCAGAAGGGCTGGATCAAGGCCGAGTGGCGGCAGACGCCCAACAACCAGCGGGCGCGCTACTACACCGTCACCCCGGCGGGCCGGCGCCAGCTGAACGCCGAGGAGGCCGGCTTCTCGGAGCTGATGGCTGCGGTCGGCCTGGTGATGCGGCCCGCATGATCTTCCTCCGCGAGTGGGTGGCGAGAGCGCGTGACTGGCGCCGGCGCGGCGCGCTCGACCGGGAGCTCGCGGAAGAACTGCAGTTCCATCGGGAGCACCTCGAGCGGGACGCGGTCGCGGGCGGCGCGAGCACGGAAGAGGCGGCGTACGCGGCCCGGCGCCGGCTCGGGAACGCGACCCTGGTGCGGGAAGAGGCGCGGGAGCGGTGGTCCATCTCGTGGCTCGATCACGCGCAACAGGACGTCCGTTGCGCACTCCGCGCCGTTCGCCGCAACCCGGGCTTTGCGCTCGTCGCCGTGCTGACCCTGGCCCTCGGCATCGGCGCCAACACCGCCATCTTCAGCGTCGTGGACGGGGTGCTCCTGCGACCGCTGCCCTACCGCGAGGCGGACCGGCTGGTGACGATCGGATCGAGCGTCGCGCTGGGCGGGGAGACGAACGCGGCCATGGCGCTGTCGTATCCGGACTATCGGGACATCCGGAAGCTGAACGATGCCGTCTCCGGCATCGCCGCATACTCCAGCGACCGCTACAACTTCACGAACACCGACGAGCCGCGCGAATTGCAGGTCACCCGGGCCTCCGCCGATCTCTTCTCGGTCCTCGGTGTGTCGCCGGCCATCGGGCGCGCGTTCAACGCAGGCGACACGCACGCCCCGGTCGCGATCATCTCCCACGCGCTCTGGCTCTCCAGCTTCAACCGGGACGCGAGCGCGCTGGGGCGCCTGATCACGCTGGACGACACGAGCTTCACCATCGCCGGGGTAATGCCGGCCGGCTTCGCGTTCCCCGACGCGCGCACCGACGTCTGGATTCCGATCGGCTTCGCCCTCGCCGACCCGGCCATGGCCGAGATGCGGATGTACCGCGCGTTCTCGACGGTGGCGCGCCTCGGGCCGGGGGCTTCGCTGGGCAGGCTCCGGAGCGATCTCGATCTCCTCGCCAGCCGCATCTCGGCCTCGGGGCAGCCGATCTCGAAGGTCGGGAGCGGGGAGACCTTCGTGGCCCACCTGCTGCGCGATCAGGTCGTGGGCGACGCGCGGCAGCCGCTCCTGATTCTCTTCGGCGCGGTGGCGCTGGTGCTGCTCATCGCGTGCGTCAACGCGGCGAACCTCCTCGTCGCGCGCGCGAACACCCGCGAGAAGGAGTTCGCCGTGCGGCGCGCCATCGGCGCGGGTCGCTGGACGATCGTCCGCCAGCTGCTGGTCGAGAGCGTGCTCCTCGCGCTGGGCGCCGCCGTGGTGGGGCTGCTGCTCGCGGCCCTGGGCCTCCATCTCCTCGCCGCCCAGCTCCCGCACGGGTACGTGGTCGGCCTCGACGGCGCGGTGCTCGGCTTCACCGTGCTCCTCGCCGTGGCGACCGGCCTGGGCTTCGGCATCGTGCCCGCGCTGCGCGCCTCGGCCCCGGCGCTCGAGCAGTCCCTGCGCGACAGCGCGGGCGGCACCGTCGGACGGCAGCGCCGCCGCGCGCGCGACGTGCTCGTGGTGAGCGAGGTGGCGCTGGCGCTGGTGCTGCTCGTGGGCTCGGCCCTCCTGGTCCGGAGCTTCATCAGCCTGAACGCGGTCGATCCCGGATTCGACCCGCAGGGGCTCGTGGCGGCGCGGATCCGTCTCACGCCGGCGACGTACTCCGCGGCGAGTCAGAAGCGCGCCTTCTTCGACGACCTCCTCCAGCGCCTCCGGGGGCGGCCGGGCGTCGGCGCGATCACGATCGCCGACGGGCTGCCGCTCGCCGAGGTCAATACGGTGGGGATGAATCCGCACGCCATACGCCCCGACGACCTGGATCAGTTCCTCGAGATCGCCGCGGTGAGCGTCGGGCCGGCCTACTTCTCGACCATGCACGTCCCCATCCTCCAGGGTCGTGCGATCACCGCCGAGGACCGCGAGGGCTCGAAGGAGGTCTGCGTGGTGAGCCAGGCGCTCGCGCACCGACTCTGGCCGCATCAGAACCCGATCGGCCAGGGCGGGATGGGCGCCGACGGCAACGCCGCGGTCGTGGGCGTCGCGGGCGACGTGCGCGGCGAATCGCTCGAGCGCGAGGGGAGGCCCACCGTCTACGTCCCGCTCACGCAGTCGCGGAGCCGGAACTACGACGAGATGTGGGTCGTGCTCCGCTCGGCGCATCCGC encodes:
- a CDS encoding PadR family transcriptional regulator, with the protein product MNRPAKRELLPGLLDMLILKTLTVQPMHGYGIAQHLHRMSREVLQVEEGSLYPALQRMRQKGWIKAEWRQTPNNQRARYYTVTPAGRRQLNAEEAGFSELMAAVGLVMRPA
- a CDS encoding ABC transporter permease, which encodes MIFLREWVARARDWRRRGALDRELAEELQFHREHLERDAVAGGASTEEAAYAARRRLGNATLVREEARERWSISWLDHAQQDVRCALRAVRRNPGFALVAVLTLALGIGANTAIFSVVDGVLLRPLPYREADRLVTIGSSVALGGETNAAMALSYPDYRDIRKLNDAVSGIAAYSSDRYNFTNTDEPRELQVTRASADLFSVLGVSPAIGRAFNAGDTHAPVAIISHALWLSSFNRDASALGRLITLDDTSFTIAGVMPAGFAFPDARTDVWIPIGFALADPAMAEMRMYRAFSTVARLGPGASLGRLRSDLDLLASRISASGQPISKVGSGETFVAHLLRDQVVGDARQPLLILFGAVALVLLIACVNAANLLVARANTREKEFAVRRAIGAGRWTIVRQLLVESVLLALGAAVVGLLLAALGLHLLAAQLPHGYVVGLDGAVLGFTVLLAVATGLGFGIVPALRASAPALEQSLRDSAGGTVGRQRRRARDVLVVSEVALALVLLVGSALLVRSFISLNAVDPGFDPQGLVAARIRLTPATYSAASQKRAFFDDLLQRLRGRPGVGAITIADGLPLAEVNTVGMNPHAIRPDDLDQFLEIAAVSVGPAYFSTMHVPILQGRAITAEDREGSKEVCVVSQALAHRLWPHQNPIGQGGMGADGNAAVVGVAGDVRGESLEREGRPTVYVPLTQSRSRNYDEMWVVLRSAHPLRVVPELRQAVHAEDAAQPIAEITTYDQIIQQRYASLRLITALITLFAGLALVLAVIGIAGVTAYAVSQRTRELGIRIAMGARTIDVLGLLLSETVVLVGIGLAIGLAAAFGATRALRSLLYGVTSTDLVTFGGAAFALGLVALAATYVPARRAGRVDPVVALRSE